In Cryptomeria japonica chromosome 10, Sugi_1.0, whole genome shotgun sequence, a genomic segment contains:
- the LOC131033910 gene encoding enoyl-CoA delta isomerase 1, peroxisomal-like has translation MCSLEKRGKVYILTFVGDGEHRFNPTTFDAISDALKQVEQSPDAAALVTTNAGNCFSNGLDLGWIAESPHDRFDIAIQKLEDMFAAFMRLSIPTVAAICGDAVASAFMLALAHDYRFMAQGCSELYLCELDLGLHIPESMLTLVRSKLQPAALRDVVLGASKLNAQVGLERGILDGVFEDSERTLEAAIKEAEKLAARGWKREIYRGFRLATFPGVVEALDTHVPYRIPASFKL, from the coding sequence ATGTGCAGCCTAGAGAAGAGAGGAAAGGTGTATATCTTGACCTTCGTGGGTGACGGCGAGCACAGGTTTAATCCCACAACATTCGATGCCATCTCTGACGCCCTCAAACAGGTGGAACAATCGCCAGACGCAGCAGCCCTGGTAACCACCAACGCAGGCAATTGCTTTTCCAACGGCCTCGACCTGGGATGGATCGCCGAGAGCCCCCACGACCGCTTTGACATAGCAATACAGAAATTAGAGGATATGTTCGCAGCCTTCATGAGGCTCAGCATCCCCACCGTGGCAGCCATCTGCGGGGACGCGGTGGCGAGCGCCTTCATGTTGGCTCTGGCCCACGATTACCGCTTCATGGCGCAGGGGTGCTCCGAGCTCTACCTGTGCGAGCTCGATCTTGGCTTGCACATCCCCGAGAGTATGCTGACGTTGGTTCGGAGCAAGCTGCAGCCCGCAGCCCTGCGCGATGTGGTGCTGGGCGCCAGCAAGCTGAACGCGCAGGTGGGCTTGGAGAGAGGGATTTTGGACGGCGTTTTCGAGGACTCGGAGCGGACTTTGGAGGCGGCGATTAAGGAAGCGGAGAAACTGGCGGCCAGGGGATGGAAGAGGGAGATCTACCGTGGCTTCAGGTTGGCTACATTTCCTGGGGTTGTGGAGGCGCTGGATACTCATGTTCCCTATCGCATACCTGCTTCTTTCAAGCTCTGA
- the LOC131033909 gene encoding enoyl-CoA delta isomerase 3, whose product MESNVDSLARSVTANLELCLLFKTIGLRQQRVKETRELAARICTLEKRGKVYILTLVGDNEEDEHRLNPTSFDAIANALKEVEQSPDAAALVTTNAGKYFSCGIDMNWIGESPHDRMDVVLEKLENMLASFMRLNVPTVAAIRGRAVSGAYMLALAHDYRFMTQGSGELYMCELDLGLPIPKSMLTLIRSKLQPATLRDVVLRASELDAQMAFEKGIVDGVFEDKAGTLEGAVKEAEKLAARGWEREIYRGFRLATFPGVAEALDINVPYRVPASFKF is encoded by the exons ATGGA GAGTAACGTGGACTCCCTTGCTCGTTCGGTGACTGCAAACTTGGAACTTTGCTTGCTGTTCAAAACGATTGGGCTGAGACAACAGAGGGTTAAAGAAACACGTG AGTTAGCCGCGAGGATTTGCACCCTAGAGAAGCGTGGAAAGGTGTACATCTTGACCTTGGTGGGTGACAACGAGGAGGACGAGCACAGGCTCAATCCCACAAGTTTCGATGCCATCGCCAACGCCCTAAAAGAGGTGGAACAATCACCAGACGCAGCAGCCCTGGTAACCACCAACGCAGGCAAATACTTCTCCTGCGGCATCGACATGAACTGGATCGGCGAGAGCCCCCACGACCGTATGGACGTAGTCTTAGAGAAGTTAGAGAACATGCTCGCATCCTTCATGAGGCTCAACGTCCCCACCGTCGCAGCCATCCGCGGCCGCGCCGTGTCGGGCGCTTACATGCTGGCTCTGGCCCACGATTACCGCTTCATGACGCAGGGCTCGGGCGAGCTCTACATGTGCGAGCTCGATCTTGGCTTGCCCATCCCAAAGAGTATGCTGACGTTGATTCGCAGCAAACTGCAGCCCGCAACCCTGCGCGATGTGGTGCTGCGCGCCAGCGAGCTGGACGCACAGATGGCCTTTGAGAAAGGGATTGTGGACGGCGTTTTTGAGGACAAGGCGGGGACTTTGGAGGGAGCGGTTAAGGAGGCAGAGAAACTAGCGGCCAGGGGATGGGAGAGGGAGATCTACCGTGGCTTCAGATTGGCTACCTTTCCTGGGGTTGCTGAGGCGCTCGATATTAATGTTCCCTATCGCGTACCGGCTTCTTTCAAGTTCTGA
- the LOC131033908 gene encoding enoyl-CoA delta isomerase 3 — protein MCTLEKRGKVYILTLVGDNEEDEHRLNPTSFDAIANALKEVEQSPDAAALVTTNAGKYFSCGIDMNWIGESPHDRMDVVLEKLENMLASFMRINVPTVAAIRGRAVSGAYMLALAHDYRFMTQGSGELYMCELDLGLPIPKGMLTLIRSKLQPATLRDVVLRASKLDAQLAFEKGILDGVFEDKAATLEAAVKEAEKLAARGWEREIYRGFRLATFPGVAEALDINVPYVVPASFHF, from the coding sequence ATGTGCACTCTAGAGAAGCGTGGAAAGGTGTACATCTTGACCTTGGTGGGTGACAACGAGGAGGACGAGCACAGGCTCAATCCCACAAGTTTCGATGCCATCGCCAACGCCCTAAAAGAGGTGGAACAATCACCAGACGCAGCAGCCCTGGTAACCACCAACGCAGGCAAATACTTCTCCTGCGGCATCGACATGAACTGGATCGGCGAGAGCCCCCACGACCGTATGGACGTAGTCTTAGAGAAGTTAGAGAACATGCTCGCATCCTTCATGAGGATCAACGTCCCCACCGTCGCAGCCATCCGCGGACGCGCGGTGTCGGGAGCTTATATGCTGGCTCTGGCCCACGATTACCGCTTCATGACGCAGGGCTCCGGCGAGCTCTACATGTGCGAGCTCGATCTTGGCTTGCCCATCCCAAAGGGTATGCTCACCTTGATTCGCAGCAAGCTGCAGCCCGCAACCCTGCGCGATGTGGTGCTGCGCGCCAGCAAGCTGGACGCACAGTTGGCCTTTGAGAAAGGGATTTTGGACGGCGTTTTTGAGGACAAGGCCGCGACTTTGGAGGCGGCGGTTAAGGAGGCAGAGAAACTGGCGGCCAGAGGATGGGAGAGGGAGATCTACCGTGGCTTCAGGTTGGCTACCTTTCCTGGGGTTGCAGAGGCGCTGGATATTAATGTTCCCTATGTCGTACCCGCTTCTTTCCACTTCTGA
- the LOC131033925 gene encoding enoyl-CoA delta isomerase 3-like: MCSLEKRGKVYILTFVGDDEENRFTPTTFDAVFDALKQVEQSPDAAALVTTNAGNYFSSGLHPEWIANNRFDMAVEKLEKMFAAFMRLSVPTVAAIRGHAVAGAFMLALAHDYRFMTQGSSELYMSEVDLGLPMPNSMMPTIGCKLQPAALRDVVLGGSKLNAQMALERGIVDGVFEDSEGTLEAAVKEAEKLAARGWEREIYRGFRMATFPGVVEALDTHVAYRVPASYKL, from the coding sequence ATGTGCAGCCTAGAGAAGAGAGGAAAGGTGTACATCTTGACCTTCGTAGGTGACGACGAGGAGAACAGGTTTACTCCTACCACGTTCGATGCAGTCTTCGACGCCCTCAAACAGGTGGAACAATCACCGGACGCAGCAGCCCTGGTGACCACCAACGCAGGCAACTACTTTTCCAGCGGCCTCCACCCGGAATGGATCGCCAACAACCGTTTCGACATGGCCGTAGAGAAATTAGAGAAGATGTTCGCAGCCTTCATGAGGCTGAGCGTCCCCACCGTGGCAGCCATCCGCGGCCATGCGGTGGCGGGCGCCTTCATGCTGGCTCTGGCCCACGATTACCGCTTCATGACGCAGGGCTCCTCCGAGCTCTACATGTCTGAGGTCGATCTTGGCTTGCCCATGCCCAACAGTATGATGCCCACGATTGGCTGCAAGCTGCAGCCCGCAGCCCTGCGCGATGTGGTGCTGGGCGGGAGCAAGCTGAACGCGCAGATGGCGTTGGAGAGAGGGATTGTGGACGGTGTTTTTGAGGACTCGGAGGGGACTTTGGAGGCGGCGGTTAAGGAGGCAGAGAAACTGGCGGCCAGGGGATGGGAGAGGGAGATCTACCGTGGCTTCAGGATGGCTACCTTTCCTGGGGTTGTGGAGGCGCTCGATACTCATGTCGCCTATCGTGTACCTGCTTCGTATAAGCTGTGA